The Clostridioides difficile genome has a segment encoding these proteins:
- a CDS encoding ABC transporter substrate-binding protein — MINKKRLVSLILAGVLGVSMLTGCSQGGDSSNSKKENGSKNKEVKKIGITQLVEHPALDATKTGFVKALEKNGFKDGENIDIDFQNAQNDMPTTQSIASKFTSDKKDLIFAISTPSAQAAYNATKDIPILITAVSDPVAAGLVKSIEKPGGNVSGTSDFVSVEKGLELLKIFAPKAKTIGVMYNTSEVNSKVQVDALKEYASKNGFKVVEKGITTSNEVNQGISSLVGKIDVLYVPTDNLVASSMPIVSKIATENKIPVIAAESGPVEKGALACQGINYEKLGYKTGEMAVKILNGESVSDMPVATSDDTDIIVNEDILKALGMEKPSNENISYVKTKQE; from the coding sequence ATGATTAATAAAAAAAGATTGGTAAGTTTAATTTTAGCTGGTGTTCTTGGAGTGTCTATGCTTACAGGATGTTCACAAGGTGGAGACTCTAGTAATTCTAAGAAAGAAAATGGTTCTAAAAATAAAGAAGTTAAAAAAATTGGTATTACTCAATTGGTTGAGCATCCAGCATTAGATGCTACTAAAACAGGATTTGTAAAGGCCTTAGAAAAAAATGGATTTAAAGATGGTGAAAATATTGATATAGATTTCCAAAATGCTCAAAATGATATGCCTACTACACAAAGTATTGCAAGTAAGTTTACATCTGATAAAAAAGATTTAATATTTGCCATATCTACTCCATCTGCTCAAGCAGCGTACAATGCAACTAAGGATATACCTATACTTATAACGGCTGTCAGTGACCCTGTTGCTGCTGGATTAGTTAAGTCAATTGAAAAACCAGGTGGAAATGTATCTGGAACATCAGACTTTGTTTCTGTAGAAAAGGGCTTAGAACTTCTTAAAATATTTGCTCCTAAGGCAAAGACTATAGGTGTTATGTACAATACTAGTGAAGTTAACTCAAAAGTTCAAGTTGATGCTTTAAAAGAATATGCTTCTAAAAATGGTTTTAAAGTTGTTGAAAAAGGGATAACTACTTCAAATGAAGTCAATCAGGGGATTTCTAGTTTAGTTGGTAAGATAGATGTTTTATATGTTCCTACTGACAACTTAGTAGCTTCTTCTATGCCAATAGTTTCTAAAATAGCTACTGAAAATAAGATTCCAGTTATAGCAGCTGAATCTGGTCCAGTTGAAAAAGGTGCTCTTGCTTGTCAAGGTATCAACTATGAAAAACTTGGTTACAAAACAGGTGAAATGGCTGTTAAAATTTTAAATGGTGAATCAGTTTCTGATATGCCTGTAGCTACATCAGATGATACAGATATCATTGTTAATGAAGATATCTTAAAAGCTTTAGGTATGGAAAAACCTTCTAATGAAAATATTTCTTATGTAAAAACTAAACAAGAATAA
- a CDS encoding ABC transporter substrate-binding protein: MKSSKLINLVLIGVLSVSTITGCSKNNEDEPDKSSDKNSEVKKIGITQLVEHQALDASKEGFIKALEDNGFKDGKNIEIDYQNAQNDMPTTQTIASKFVSDKKDLIFAISTPSAQAAYNATKDIPILITAVTDPVSAGFADSLDKPGKNVSGTSNFTPIDKSLKALDILVPKAKTIGVIYNTSEVNSKVQVDNLKKYANDKGLKIVEKGISSSSEINQAASSLMGNVDVIYAPTDNLLASSMPIVSQLATKNKIPIIAAEEGMVKGGALACQGIDYEKLGYKTGEMAVKVLKGESKVSDMPITSLEETNLIINEDTLKALSIDKPSDKNIVYIKTENK; encoded by the coding sequence ATGAAATCCAGTAAGTTGATAAATTTAGTTTTAATCGGTGTTCTTAGTGTATCCACCATTACAGGTTGTTCTAAAAATAATGAAGATGAGCCAGATAAATCATCTGATAAAAATAGTGAAGTTAAAAAAATTGGTATTACTCAATTAGTTGAGCATCAAGCTTTAGATGCATCTAAAGAAGGATTCATCAAAGCGTTAGAAGATAATGGATTTAAAGATGGTAAAAATATAGAAATAGATTATCAAAATGCTCAAAATGATATGCCTACTACACAAACTATAGCTAGTAAATTTGTTTCTGATAAAAAAGATTTGATATTTGCTATATCTACTCCATCTGCTCAGGCAGCATACAATGCTACTAAAGATATACCTATACTTATAACTGCTGTAACTGACCCTGTTTCTGCTGGATTTGCAGATTCTTTGGATAAACCAGGTAAAAATGTTTCTGGAACTTCTAATTTTACACCTATTGATAAGAGTTTAAAGGCTCTTGATATACTTGTTCCAAAAGCAAAGACTATAGGTGTTATATATAATACTAGTGAGGTAAACTCTAAGGTACAAGTTGATAACTTGAAGAAATATGCAAATGATAAAGGTCTTAAAATTGTTGAAAAAGGAATTAGTTCTTCTAGTGAAATAAATCAAGCTGCTTCTAGTTTAATGGGTAATGTAGATGTTATTTACGCTCCTACAGATAATTTACTTGCATCTTCTATGCCTATAGTTTCTCAACTTGCTACTAAAAACAAAATACCTATAATAGCTGCAGAAGAAGGTATGGTAAAAGGCGGAGCATTGGCTTGCCAAGGTATAGATTATGAAAAATTAGGTTATAAGACTGGTGAGATGGCTGTTAAAGTTCTAAAGGGAGAATCTAAAGTTTCAGATATGCCTATAACAAGTTTAGAGGAAACTAATTTAATTATTAATGAAGATACTCTAAAGGCACTTTCTATAGATAAACCTTCTGACAAAAATATAGTTTATATCAAAACTGAAAATAAATAA
- a CDS encoding sugar O-acetyltransferase: protein MTEKEKMLSGKGYYASDDELVKEREYCKKLTRLFNNSLEDEYEKRVDILKKLFGSVGNQINVEQSIRCDYGYNIHVGENFFANYDCIFLDVCKIEIGDNVMLAPNVQIYTAYHPIDAQLRISGIEYGSPVKIGDNAWIGGGVIITPGVTIGDNVVIGAGSVVTKDIPSNTIAVGNPCRVIKQIEE from the coding sequence ATGACTGAAAAAGAAAAAATGTTGTCAGGGAAAGGTTATTATGCAAGTGATGATGAATTAGTAAAAGAAAGAGAGTATTGTAAAAAATTAACTAGATTGTTCAATAACTCTTTGGAAGATGAATATGAAAAGAGAGTAGATATTTTAAAAAAACTATTTGGTTCAGTTGGTAATCAAATAAATGTTGAACAAAGTATAAGGTGTGACTATGGATATAATATACATGTAGGTGAAAATTTCTTTGCAAATTATGACTGTATCTTTTTAGATGTATGCAAAATTGAAATAGGTGATAATGTAATGTTAGCTCCAAATGTTCAAATTTATACAGCATATCATCCAATTGATGCACAACTTAGAATTTCAGGTATAGAGTATGGTTCACCTGTAAAGATAGGAGATAATGCATGGATAGGTGGAGGAGTAATTATAACTCCAGGAGTTACTATAGGTGATAATGTGGTAATAGGTGCAGGAAGTGTAGTGACAAAAGATATACCATCAAATACTATAGCAGTTGGAAATCCATGTAGGGTAATAAAACAAATAGAGGAATAA
- a CDS encoding sulfate/molybdate ABC transporter ATP-binding protein produces the protein MSLYVDIERDLSSFKLKVKIEQEKGILGFLGESGSGKSMTLKCIAGLEKPTRGKIILNERVLFDSEKKINLSTQERNVGFLFQNYALFPHMTVSQNIELGLLKLSKDEKKEIVMKYLEILKLNGFEGRYPWQLSGGQQQRVALARALATSPDILLLDEPFSALDHHLRSNMEKELMNMLKDYRGDILFVTHDIEEAYRVCDDIMVYNKGEGLPKRPKKELFESPKYLIEAKITGCKNISRLNRVDENTIYATDWGCKLTLNRSIGDNIEYVGIREHHIKVLDSSENLDGKLCFKLINIIENPFTYTIYARNHNLSSESMPIQIELEKNKMKFEKGDSIYLDFPQEYLFCFKYNYKEKE, from the coding sequence TTGAGTTTATATGTAGATATTGAAAGAGACTTATCCTCTTTTAAATTAAAAGTAAAAATTGAACAGGAAAAAGGAATTTTAGGATTTTTAGGTGAATCTGGTTCTGGAAAAAGTATGACATTAAAATGTATAGCAGGGCTTGAAAAACCTACAAGAGGTAAGATTATATTAAATGAAAGAGTATTGTTTGATTCTGAAAAAAAGATAAATTTATCAACACAAGAAAGAAACGTTGGTTTTTTGTTTCAAAACTACGCATTATTTCCACACATGACTGTAAGTCAAAATATCGAACTTGGTCTTTTAAAGTTAAGTAAAGATGAAAAAAAGGAAATAGTAATGAAATATTTAGAAATACTTAAATTAAATGGATTTGAAGGTCGATATCCTTGGCAATTATCTGGTGGCCAGCAACAAAGAGTGGCACTAGCTAGAGCATTAGCTACATCTCCAGATATACTACTTTTAGATGAACCTTTTTCTGCACTAGACCATCACTTGAGAAGTAATATGGAAAAAGAACTTATGAACATGTTAAAAGATTATAGGGGAGATATATTGTTTGTAACTCATGATATTGAGGAAGCCTATAGAGTTTGTGATGATATTATGGTTTATAATAAAGGAGAAGGTCTTCCCAAAAGACCTAAAAAAGAACTCTTTGAGTCTCCAAAATATCTTATAGAAGCAAAAATAACAGGATGTAAAAATATATCTCGATTAAATAGAGTAGATGAAAATACTATTTATGCTACAGACTGGGGATGTAAGTTGACATTAAATAGAAGTATAGGTGATAATATAGAATATGTGGGAATCAGAGAGCATCATATTAAGGTTTTAGATTCTAGTGAAAATTTAGATGGCAAGTTATGTTTTAAGCTAATTAATATCATAGAAAATCCATTTACATATACTATATATGCTAGAAACCATAATTTATCTAGCGAAAGTATGCCTATTCAAATAGAATTAGAAAAAAACAAAATGAAATTTGAGAAGGGAGACAGCATTTACTTAGATTTTCCACAGGAATATTTATTTTGCTTTAAGTACAATTACAAAGAAAAGGAGTAA
- the modB gene encoding molybdate ABC transporter permease subunit — translation MGTDWSPLWISLKTAFLSTIITFIIGIFVSYIMANYRGKWKGLIDGVFTLPLILPPTVVGFFLLLLCGKNGFIGKFLLNFDKTLIFSWTATVISAVVVSFPMMYRTSRSAFEQIDNNMLSAARTLGLNEWKVFFKIAVPLAWPGIIGGLVLSFARALGEFGATLMIAGNIPGKTQTMPIAIFFAVEGGDMNKAMMWVMIIVAISIAMILLLNYWSEFQQKIIGKRCR, via the coding sequence ATGGGGACAGATTGGTCACCTTTATGGATATCACTTAAGACAGCTTTTTTGTCAACGATAATAACTTTTATAATAGGAATATTTGTGTCATATATTATGGCTAACTATAGAGGTAAGTGGAAAGGTCTTATAGATGGTGTGTTTACGCTTCCATTAATTTTGCCACCCACAGTTGTTGGATTCTTTTTGTTACTGTTATGTGGGAAAAATGGCTTTATAGGTAAATTTCTACTGAACTTTGATAAGACTTTAATATTTAGCTGGACAGCAACTGTAATCTCAGCAGTAGTAGTATCTTTTCCTATGATGTATAGAACTTCAAGGTCAGCTTTTGAACAAATTGATAACAATATGTTGTCTGCAGCTAGAACCCTAGGTCTTAATGAATGGAAAGTTTTTTTTAAGATTGCAGTGCCATTAGCTTGGCCTGGGATAATAGGAGGACTTGTGTTGTCGTTTGCTAGAGCACTTGGAGAATTTGGTGCTACACTTATGATAGCTGGAAATATACCTGGAAAAACTCAGACTATGCCAATCGCTATATTTTTTGCAGTTGAAGGTGGAGATATGAATAAAGCTATGATGTGGGTTATGATTATTGTAGCAATATCTATAGCAATGATTTTATTATTAAATTATTGGTCAGAATTCCAGCAGAAAATAATAGGAAAGAGGTGTAGATAA